Part of the Patescibacteria group bacterium genome is shown below.
TAAATTATTTATTCCTTATTTTCGCGGCGCTACGGCTGATTTGAACACCACTTTGGCTTTGGCTTCCTTGGCGGTCGTAGTCAGTCATATTATGGGAGTCGTGGCTGTCGGTTGGTGGAAATATCTGAACAAATTCATCAATTTTAAAATTTTATTGGAAATACCGAAAAAAATTATCAAAGATCCGACTATCTTGCTTATTAACCCGATTAAATTTTTTGTCGGCTTGATTGAAATAGTGGGTGAGTTGGCAAAAGTTGCCAGCTTATCTTTTCGTTTATTTGGAAATATTTTTGCCGGTGAAGTATTACTGGCCTCAATGTCGGCCATATTCGCTTTCGGTTTGCCACTGCCGTTTATGTTTTTGGAAGTTATTGTTGGTTTCATCCAAGCTTTGATTTTTTCAATTTTAGTGTTAATATATCTATCCATTGCCACTACGGCGGAAGAACATTAATTAAAGGTCAATTTAAAAAAATATAAATTATTAACAACACTATGGAAAATATAATGTTAGCCAAAGCTTTAGCTATTGGTATCGGCGCTATCGGTCCCGGTTTGGGTATCGGTTTCATTGGCGCGAAAGCCATGGAAGCGATCGGCCGCAATCCGGAAGCTTCCAGCAAAATTTTAGTGCCAATGTTATTGGCCTGCGCTTTTGCCGAAGCTATTGCCATTTACGCTTTAGTTATTGCTTTCAGTATCAGTTAACATCAAATAGCAATTTGACGAACTGCTCCTTTTTCGGGAGCAGAGGTTAAATTATTATTATATTAAATTTTTTATATGGATTCATTAGTTTCTATTTTTCACATTGATTTTAAATTATTTTTGGCTCAACTGATTAATTTCGCGATTATCTTTTTTGTGCTTTATAAATTCGCTTTTAAGCCGATTGCTAAAGTAATGCAAGAAAGAACCGTGACGATTGAAAAAAGTTTGAATGATGCCAAGGAAGTTGAAAAAAAATTGGCCGAAACAAATCTTGAACAAATTAAAATTTTAAACAGCGCCAAGAAAGACGCTTTGGCTATTGTTGAAAATGCCAATCAGTCGGCTGAAATCAATAAGCAAAAATTAGTTGAAAAAACCAAATTGGAAGTGGCGGCTATTTTTGAAAGCGAGAAAGCCAAAATCGCTCAAGAAAAAGAAGAATCAATCAAAGAAATAAAAAATGAAATGACTGATTTGGTGGTTTTGGCCGTGGAAAAAGTGCTTAAGGAAAAAATGACTGATGTTAAAGATAAAAAAATAATTGAGGATTTAATTAAATAATAAAAGGGTATAAT
Proteins encoded:
- the atpB gene encoding F0F1 ATP synthase subunit A, giving the protein MSNSAGEQILHENTLYAEQVFHVGNFPITNSIINSWIVVIIFVVALVWSLKGKIKQVPRGLQNALEMVFESFFDIFDSVTGSRKKTLHFAPFVLSFFFFVLINNWMGLLPGVGSIGQIVSEGGHKLFIPYFRGATADLNTTLALASLAVVVSHIMGVVAVGWWKYLNKFINFKILLEIPKKIIKDPTILLINPIKFFVGLIEIVGELAKVASLSFRLFGNIFAGEVLLASMSAIFAFGLPLPFMFLEVIVGFIQALIFSILVLIYLSIATTAEEH
- the atpE gene encoding ATP synthase F0 subunit C — encoded protein: MENIMLAKALAIGIGAIGPGLGIGFIGAKAMEAIGRNPEASSKILVPMLLACAFAEAIAIYALVIAFSIS
- the atpF gene encoding F0F1 ATP synthase subunit B codes for the protein MDSLVSIFHIDFKLFLAQLINFAIIFFVLYKFAFKPIAKVMQERTVTIEKSLNDAKEVEKKLAETNLEQIKILNSAKKDALAIVENANQSAEINKQKLVEKTKLEVAAIFESEKAKIAQEKEESIKEIKNEMTDLVVLAVEKVLKEKMTDVKDKKIIEDLIK